One window of Enterobacter sp. RHBSTW-00175 genomic DNA carries:
- the rng gene encoding ribonuclease G produces MTAELLVNVTPSETRVAYIDGGILQEIHIEREARRGIVGNIYKGRVSRVLPGMQAAFVDIGLDKAAFLHASDIMPHTECVAGEEQKQFAVRDISELVRQGQDLMVQVVKDPLGTKGARLTTDITLPSRYLVFMPGASHVGVSQRIESESERERLKKVVSAYCDEQGGFIIRTAAEGISEEDLASDAAYLKRVWTKVMERKKRNQTRYQLYGELALAQRVLRDFADAQLDRIRVDSRLTYEALLEFTAEYIPEMPGLLEHYSGRQPIFDLYDVENEIQRALERKVELKSGGYLIIDQTEAMTTVDINTGAFVGHRNLDDTIFNTNIEATQAIARQLRLRNLGGIIIIDFIDMNNEDHRRRVLHSLEQALSKDRVKTSINGFSQLGLVEMTRKRTRESVEHVLCNECPTCHGRGTVKTVETVCYEIMREVVRVHHAYDSDRFLVYASPAVAEALKGEESHALAEVEIFVGKQVKVQIEPLYNQEQFDVVMM; encoded by the coding sequence TAGGCAATATCTACAAAGGTCGTGTCAGTCGTGTACTACCGGGCATGCAGGCGGCTTTTGTAGATATTGGACTGGATAAGGCGGCATTTTTACATGCCTCCGATATCATGCCGCACACCGAGTGCGTGGCAGGCGAAGAGCAAAAACAGTTTGCCGTCCGCGACATCTCCGAGCTGGTGCGTCAGGGCCAGGATCTGATGGTGCAGGTGGTGAAAGATCCCCTGGGCACCAAAGGCGCACGTCTGACGACCGACATCACGCTTCCTTCCCGTTATCTGGTCTTTATGCCGGGTGCTTCGCACGTTGGCGTTTCACAGCGCATTGAGAGCGAAAGCGAACGTGAACGCCTGAAAAAAGTAGTGAGCGCGTACTGCGACGAGCAGGGCGGATTTATCATCCGTACTGCGGCGGAAGGGATCAGCGAAGAGGATCTGGCGTCTGATGCGGCCTACCTGAAGCGCGTCTGGACCAAGGTGATGGAGCGTAAAAAACGCAACCAGACCCGTTACCAGCTGTACGGCGAACTGGCGCTCGCTCAGCGCGTATTGCGTGACTTTGCCGATGCGCAGCTCGACAGAATTCGTGTTGACTCCCGCCTGACGTATGAAGCGCTACTGGAGTTTACCGCCGAATATATCCCGGAAATGCCCGGTCTGCTGGAGCACTACTCCGGCCGCCAGCCGATTTTCGATCTCTATGACGTAGAGAACGAGATCCAGCGCGCGCTTGAGCGCAAGGTTGAGCTGAAATCGGGCGGTTATCTGATTATCGATCAGACCGAAGCCATGACCACGGTGGATATCAATACCGGGGCTTTTGTTGGCCATCGTAATCTGGACGACACCATTTTCAATACCAACATCGAAGCGACGCAGGCCATCGCGCGCCAGCTTCGTCTGCGGAATCTGGGCGGCATTATCATCATCGACTTTATCGATATGAATAATGAAGATCACCGCCGTCGCGTACTGCACTCGCTGGAGCAGGCGCTGAGTAAAGATCGCGTGAAAACCAGTATCAACGGCTTCTCGCAGCTGGGTCTGGTGGAAATGACGCGTAAGCGTACCCGCGAAAGCGTAGAGCACGTGCTGTGTAATGAATGCCCGACCTGTCATGGCCGTGGCACCGTAAAGACGGTGGAGACTGTCTGTTACGAAATCATGCGTGAAGTTGTTCGTGTCCATCACGCCTACGACTCTGACCGTTTTCTGGTCTATGCTTCCCCTGCGGTGGCTGAGGCCCTCAAAGGCGAAGAGTCGCACGCGCTGGCGGAAGTGGAAATCTTTGTCGGCAAACAGGTTAAAGTGCAAATCGAGCCGCTCTATAACCAGGAGCAGTTTGACGTCGTCATGATGTAA